Proteins encoded together in one Thermomonospora curvata DSM 43183 window:
- a CDS encoding hemolysin family protein → MGTAQGWLIGMAAALVVVAGLLASVEAALTTVSRVRVRELDRQGRRGAQLLAEVVADPARYLNLVLLLRISCELAATVIVADLCISWLEESWPAYVVAAVIMIVVIYVVVGVGPRTLGRQHADRIALAGAGVIHPLARVLGPLPRLLIVLGNALTPGKGFREGPFASEAELRDLVDLAEQRRLIEPDERAMIHSVFELGDTLVREVMVPRTDIVFIERDKTLRQALSLALRSGFSRIPVVGENEDDVVGMAYLKDVVRRVHEHPEGASRELVESVMRPATYVPDSKPVDELLREMQAQQTHVAIVIDEHGGTAGLITIEDILEEIVGEITDEYDEERPRVEHLPDGAVRVTARLPVAELAELFGVELDVEEVDTVGGLLAHALGRVPIEGSRATVAGLELTAESLAGRRNRIGTVLVRRLPTEREGRAEEERHSGGAERMRG, encoded by the coding sequence ATGGGCACGGCGCAGGGATGGCTGATCGGCATGGCGGCCGCCCTGGTCGTCGTGGCCGGGCTGCTGGCCAGCGTGGAGGCGGCGCTGACGACCGTCTCCCGGGTGCGGGTGCGGGAGCTGGACCGGCAGGGGCGGCGCGGAGCGCAGCTGCTGGCCGAGGTGGTCGCCGACCCGGCCCGCTACCTCAACCTGGTGCTGCTGCTGCGGATCAGCTGCGAGCTGGCCGCCACCGTGATCGTCGCGGACCTGTGCATCTCCTGGCTGGAGGAGAGCTGGCCGGCCTACGTGGTCGCCGCGGTGATCATGATCGTGGTGATCTACGTGGTGGTCGGGGTGGGGCCGCGCACACTGGGCCGCCAGCACGCCGACCGGATCGCGCTGGCCGGCGCCGGGGTGATCCACCCGCTGGCCCGGGTGCTGGGGCCGCTGCCCAGGCTGCTGATCGTGCTGGGCAACGCGCTGACCCCCGGCAAGGGCTTCCGGGAGGGCCCGTTCGCCTCCGAGGCCGAGCTGCGCGACCTGGTGGACCTGGCCGAGCAGCGCCGGCTGATCGAACCGGACGAGCGCGCGATGATCCACTCGGTGTTCGAGCTGGGCGACACGCTGGTCCGCGAGGTCATGGTGCCGCGCACCGACATCGTGTTCATCGAGCGGGACAAGACCCTGCGGCAGGCGCTGTCGCTGGCGCTGCGCAGCGGGTTCTCCCGCATCCCGGTGGTCGGCGAGAACGAAGACGACGTGGTCGGCATGGCCTACCTCAAGGACGTCGTCCGGCGCGTCCACGAGCACCCCGAGGGCGCCTCCCGGGAGCTGGTGGAGTCGGTGATGCGCCCGGCCACCTACGTGCCCGACAGCAAGCCCGTCGATGAGCTGCTGCGCGAGATGCAGGCCCAGCAGACCCACGTGGCCATCGTCATCGACGAGCACGGCGGCACCGCCGGGTTGATCACCATCGAGGACATCCTGGAGGAGATCGTCGGGGAGATCACCGACGAGTACGACGAGGAGCGTCCCCGGGTGGAGCACCTGCCGGACGGCGCGGTCCGGGTGACCGCCCGGCTGCCGGTCGCCGAACTGGCCGAGCTGTTCGGCGTGGAGCTGGACGTGGAGGAGGTCGACACGGTCGGCGGGCTGCTGGCGCACGCGCTGGGCCGGGTGCCGATCGAGGGCTCCCGGGCCACGGTGGCGGGCCTGGAGCTGACCGCCGAGAGCCTCGCCGGCCGCCGCAACCGCATCGGCACCGTGCTGGTGCGGCGCCTGCCCACCGAGCGGGAGGGACGGGCCGAGGAGGAGCGGCACTCCGGCGGCGCCGAGCGGATGCGCGGCTGA
- the ybeY gene encoding rRNA maturation RNase YbeY, which yields MSIEVLNESGVEVDEQALVRLARHVLDELRVHPLAELSLLLVDEEAMSELHVKWMGEPGPTDVLAFPMDELRPGHRPGGGEEEDPDPALLGDVVLCPAVAERQGAEAGHGTQAELELLCTHGILHLLGYDHADPEEHKEMFGLQERLLNSWRNGRS from the coding sequence ATGAGCATCGAGGTTCTCAACGAGTCCGGCGTCGAGGTCGACGAGCAGGCGCTGGTCCGCCTGGCCCGGCACGTGCTGGACGAGCTGCGCGTCCACCCGCTGGCGGAGCTGTCGCTGCTGCTGGTGGACGAGGAGGCGATGAGCGAGCTGCACGTCAAGTGGATGGGCGAGCCGGGCCCCACGGACGTGCTGGCCTTCCCGATGGACGAGCTGCGCCCCGGACACCGGCCGGGCGGCGGCGAGGAGGAGGATCCCGACCCGGCGCTGCTGGGCGATGTGGTGCTGTGCCCGGCGGTGGCCGAGCGCCAGGGCGCCGAGGCCGGCCACGGCACCCAGGCCGAGCTGGAGCTGCTGTGCACCCACGGCATCTTGCACCTGCTCGGCTACGACCACGCCGACCCCGAGGAGCACAAGGAGATGTTCGGCTTGCAGGAGCGGCTGCTGAACTCCTGGCGGAACGGACGCTCCTGA
- a CDS encoding PhoH family protein translates to MVEITHAGSRDRARGSHSQVKIVVPEDHSMVSLLGSRDELLHVIERAFHSDIHVRGNEITVTGPADEGELVSRLFSELIALLTSGAQLTPDAVEHSLAMLRAETGESPAEVLTLDILSGRGRTIRPKTLNQKRYVDAIDKHTIVFGIGPAGTGKTYLAMAKAVRALQDKKVNRIILTRPAVEAGERLGFLPGTLYEKIDPYLRPLYDALHDMVDPDSIPRLMNAGTIEVAPLAYMRGRTLNDSFIILDEAQNTSPEQMKMFLTRLGFGSKVVVTGDVTQVDLPSGQRSGLEVVQEILEGIDDIHFCRLTSRDVVRHKLVTRIVEAYDRFDSQASEGSGRANGGPRKRR, encoded by the coding sequence GCCGGAAGACCACTCCATGGTGAGCCTGCTCGGTTCCCGGGACGAGCTGCTGCACGTCATCGAGCGTGCCTTCCACAGCGACATCCACGTCCGGGGCAACGAGATCACCGTGACCGGTCCGGCGGACGAGGGCGAGCTGGTCTCCCGGTTGTTCTCCGAACTGATCGCGCTGCTCACCAGCGGCGCCCAACTCACCCCCGACGCGGTGGAGCACAGTTTGGCGATGCTGCGGGCGGAGACCGGCGAAAGCCCCGCCGAAGTCCTCACCCTGGACATCCTGTCCGGACGCGGCCGTACGATCCGGCCCAAGACCCTCAACCAGAAGCGCTACGTCGACGCCATCGACAAGCACACGATCGTCTTCGGCATCGGCCCGGCCGGCACCGGCAAGACGTACCTGGCCATGGCCAAGGCGGTCAGGGCGCTGCAGGACAAGAAGGTCAACCGGATCATCTTGACCCGTCCGGCGGTGGAGGCCGGGGAGCGGCTGGGCTTCCTGCCCGGCACCCTGTACGAGAAGATCGACCCGTACCTGCGGCCGCTGTACGACGCGCTGCACGACATGGTCGATCCCGACTCCATCCCCCGGCTGATGAACGCCGGCACCATCGAGGTGGCGCCGCTGGCCTACATGCGCGGGCGCACCCTCAACGACTCGTTCATCATCTTGGACGAGGCCCAGAACACCTCGCCGGAGCAGATGAAGATGTTCCTGACCCGCCTGGGCTTCGGCTCCAAGGTCGTGGTCACCGGCGACGTCACCCAGGTGGACCTGCCCAGCGGCCAGCGCAGCGGCCTGGAGGTCGTCCAGGAGATCCTCGAGGGCATCGACGACATCCACTTCTGCAGGCTGACCAGCCGCGACGTGGTGCGCCACAAGCTGGTCACCCGCATCGTGGAGGCCTACGACCGGTTCGACAGCCAAGCCTCCGAAGGCTCCGGCCGGGCCAACGGCGGTCCTCGCAAGCGGCGGTAA